One part of the Pandoraea faecigallinarum genome encodes these proteins:
- a CDS encoding helix-turn-helix domain-containing protein gives MPISNAGVSDCVTQPEGFGHLSVILEAAALSEFVTCWLGRPVVTPVIFAMKPLNPATATQWNVAAECLRQMISMSPVPEFAIRSMYEHMIRLVATGHESNYSALIADSRCATEAQARKAIALIEHDPMQWQTSTILGYAMGCASSALENAILRLTGKSFQTLSLDARMRWVRRALASGDTDSYVGTLRAYGFRPSSRFVSEYCRRFGEYPSATYRRNPHSTGAYDGGEAAFFDPLSVSALDEFIAQRLTEAISLKDVAQHVGLSEFETIATFKERFSRTPMQYVSERKLEKARWMLRHTSESLASIAIECGFGSQSYLTTQIKRYYGVTPRQLRLSAGSHAA, from the coding sequence ATGCCGATTTCGAATGCGGGCGTCTCCGATTGCGTAACCCAACCGGAGGGGTTTGGGCACCTCTCGGTCATTCTTGAGGCTGCTGCGTTAAGCGAATTCGTGACGTGTTGGCTCGGACGCCCTGTTGTTACTCCGGTTATTTTTGCCATGAAGCCGTTAAATCCGGCGACCGCGACGCAATGGAATGTTGCTGCGGAATGTCTTCGACAAATGATCTCGATGTCCCCCGTTCCCGAGTTTGCAATCAGGTCAATGTATGAGCATATGATTCGGCTTGTCGCGACCGGGCATGAGAGTAACTACAGTGCTTTAATTGCGGACAGTCGGTGCGCTACTGAGGCTCAAGCGCGTAAGGCAATAGCGTTGATCGAGCACGATCCCATGCAATGGCAGACTTCGACCATTCTGGGGTATGCCATGGGATGCGCATCGAGCGCGCTCGAGAACGCCATTCTCAGGTTGACGGGAAAGTCCTTCCAGACGTTATCGCTGGATGCTCGCATGAGGTGGGTGAGGCGCGCGCTTGCTTCTGGCGATACTGACAGCTATGTCGGTACGTTACGCGCATATGGATTTCGTCCCTCCTCACGGTTCGTGTCGGAATATTGCAGACGCTTCGGCGAATATCCAAGTGCAACCTATCGACGAAATCCGCATTCCACCGGTGCTTACGACGGCGGGGAAGCGGCTTTTTTCGATCCTCTGTCTGTGTCTGCGCTAGATGAGTTCATTGCGCAGCGATTGACAGAGGCAATTAGCTTGAAAGACGTTGCTCAGCATGTCGGGCTAAGTGAATTCGAAACGATCGCTACGTTCAAGGAACGATTCTCCCGAACACCAATGCAATATGTGAGCGAACGTAAGCTTGAGAAGGCGCGATGGATGCTCCGCCATACTTCCGAGAGCCTTGCGTCAATTGCGATTGAATGTGGTTTCGGTAGTCAGAGTTATCTGACTACGCAAATCAAGAGATACTACGGTGTGACGCCTCGCCAATTGCGCCTTTCGGCCGGATCTCACGCGGCGTAG
- a CDS encoding sodium:solute symporter family protein, producing the protein MSFTRRLLRYYLYYTAGFLAFVLMIGLLEKVNGPGVWIGYAFLFVTIAVYAVIGLISRTSDATEYYVAGRRVPPMFNGMACAADWMSAASFMGLAGSLYVSGYDGLAYVMGWTGGYCLVAFLLAPYLRKMGRYTVPDFLGTRYDSNLVRALGVFSTILCSFVYLVAQIQGVGLIASRFIGVEFTIGIFFGLAGILVCSFLGGMRAVTWTQVAQYIIMITAFLVPTAMIGHQTGNGWFPQFTYGEALAKVEALEKDLKKSVSEQEVRDYYRDQADQMQRRLDGLPDTFYSERAELERQLLDTKRRNGPLRDVKVLETKLEAFPRDVGEAQNQWLEMRNQYVERSEPPRAMTEPFPARDDTTRSSQRLNFLLLMVCLMIGTASLPHILTRYGTTATVQGARSSVGWTLFFVALLYVSAPALAVMLKYDVLLHLVGARYENLPGWVTQWRHATPVQLDIADVYRDGVVQWGEIWMQPDMLVLAGPEIAGLPYVISGLVAAGALAAVLSTADGLLLTIANALSHDVYFHMVDRNASSQKRVTTSKILLLCVAMFASYVTSLKLGNILFLVGAAFSLAASCLFPALVLGVFWKRTTRLGATAGMVSGLLVCVYYITTTYPFFTRLTGFAGSRWWGVDPISAGAFGVPVGFAVAIAFSLLGARPSERDRHLVDHLRRP; encoded by the coding sequence ATGAGTTTCACGCGCAGGCTGCTGCGCTACTACCTGTATTACACGGCAGGCTTTCTCGCGTTCGTGTTGATGATCGGCCTGCTCGAGAAGGTCAATGGGCCGGGCGTATGGATCGGGTACGCGTTCCTCTTCGTAACGATCGCCGTCTACGCCGTGATCGGTCTGATTTCGCGCACCTCGGACGCCACCGAATACTACGTCGCCGGACGTCGGGTGCCGCCGATGTTCAACGGCATGGCCTGCGCGGCCGACTGGATGAGCGCGGCGTCGTTCATGGGGCTGGCGGGGTCGCTGTACGTTTCCGGGTACGACGGCCTCGCCTACGTCATGGGGTGGACGGGCGGCTACTGCCTGGTGGCGTTTCTGCTTGCGCCCTACCTGCGCAAGATGGGGCGATACACCGTGCCCGACTTCCTCGGCACGCGTTACGACAGCAATCTGGTGCGGGCGTTGGGTGTCTTCTCGACGATTCTGTGTTCGTTCGTCTATCTGGTCGCGCAGATTCAGGGCGTGGGATTGATTGCGTCGCGCTTCATCGGTGTCGAGTTCACGATCGGCATCTTCTTCGGACTGGCGGGCATTCTCGTGTGTTCGTTCCTGGGCGGGATGCGCGCGGTGACTTGGACGCAGGTTGCGCAGTACATCATCATGATTACCGCATTTCTGGTGCCAACCGCGATGATCGGCCATCAGACCGGCAACGGCTGGTTTCCGCAGTTCACGTATGGCGAGGCGTTGGCGAAGGTCGAGGCGCTGGAGAAGGATCTCAAAAAATCGGTATCTGAGCAGGAGGTGCGCGATTACTACCGCGATCAGGCGGACCAGATGCAGCGTCGGCTGGACGGGTTGCCGGACACGTTCTACAGCGAGCGGGCGGAGCTGGAGCGTCAGTTGTTGGATACGAAGCGTCGCAATGGTCCGCTGCGGGACGTGAAGGTGCTCGAAACGAAGTTGGAGGCGTTTCCGCGCGATGTGGGTGAGGCGCAGAACCAGTGGCTGGAGATGCGCAATCAGTACGTCGAGCGCAGTGAGCCGCCGAGGGCGATGACCGAACCGTTCCCGGCGCGCGACGACACGACGCGCAGTTCGCAGCGTCTGAATTTCCTGTTATTGATGGTTTGCCTGATGATCGGGACGGCGAGCTTGCCGCACATTCTGACGCGTTACGGTACGACGGCAACGGTGCAGGGCGCACGAAGTTCGGTCGGATGGACATTGTTCTTCGTCGCGTTGTTGTATGTGAGTGCGCCTGCGCTGGCGGTGATGCTCAAGTACGACGTGCTGTTGCATCTGGTGGGGGCGCGGTACGAGAATTTGCCGGGTTGGGTGACGCAATGGCGGCACGCGACGCCGGTGCAGTTGGACATTGCGGACGTCTACCGGGATGGAGTGGTGCAGTGGGGTGAGATCTGGATGCAGCCGGACATGCTGGTGCTGGCGGGGCCGGAGATTGCTGGGCTGCCGTATGTGATTTCGGGCCTGGTGGCGGCGGGGGCGTTGGCGGCGGTGTTGTCGACGGCGGACGGGTTGTTGCTGACGATTGCGAATGCGTTGTCGCACGACGTCTATTTCCACATGGTGGACAGGAATGCGTCGAGTCAGAAGCGGGTGACGACGTCGAAGATCTTGCTGTTGTGCGTGGCGATGTTTGCGTCGTATGTGACGTCGTTGAAGCTGGGGAACATTTTGTTTTTGGTCGGGGCGGCGTTTTCGTTGGCGGCGTCGTGCTTGTTTCCGGCGTTGGTGCTGGGGGTATTCTGGAAGCGCACGACGCGTCTGGGCGCGACGGCCGGGATGGTGAGCGGGTTGTTGGTGTGCGTGTACTACATTACGACGACGTATCCGTTTTTCACCCGCCTCACGGGTTTTGCCGGCTCGCGCTGGTGGGGCGTGGACCCGATCTCGGCGGGCGCGTTCGGCGTGCCGGTGGGGTTCGCGGTGGCGATCGCGTTCAGTCTGCTGGGCGCACGTCCAAGCGAGCGCGACCGCCATCTGGTGGACCATCTGAGGCGCCCATGA
- a CDS encoding porin gives MKKSLLALASLCAFAGVAHAQSNVTLYGIVDAGLTYVSNAGGSKNFKLGSGNLQGSRWGLRGAEDLGGGLKAIFVLENGFSLNNGTLGQGGRMFGRQAYIGLSSATAGTVTIGRQYDSVVDFVGPLASGSQWATFSGAHVLDNDNLNNSFRINNSIKYTTANYNGFSASALYGFSNQANTGGGTGFANNRAWSVGAGYSNGPLTLGAGYLYLGAPNALNNSGGNGTVPGIGGGAVSGDFNSVAGGVNIDRVQIYALGGSYAIGPATLGAVYSHSKYDYDGASAKFDNIELNGKYMLTPAMQLGAAYTYTRLNDEQDGKVSYHQIALGANYWLSKRTDAYLVGLWQHVSGDTFAASLNGQTPSLTGNQLAVTAGIRHKF, from the coding sequence ATGAAGAAGTCGCTTCTCGCTCTAGCATCACTTTGTGCATTTGCTGGTGTAGCGCATGCGCAAAGCAATGTCACCCTGTATGGCATCGTTGACGCCGGCCTCACGTACGTCAGCAACGCAGGGGGCAGCAAAAACTTCAAACTCGGTAGCGGCAACCTGCAGGGTAGCCGCTGGGGCCTGAGAGGTGCCGAAGATCTGGGCGGTGGACTGAAAGCCATATTCGTGCTTGAAAATGGTTTCTCGTTGAATAACGGCACGCTGGGTCAAGGTGGTCGCATGTTCGGCCGTCAAGCCTACATCGGTCTGAGCAGCGCAACGGCGGGTACGGTCACGATCGGTCGTCAGTACGACTCCGTCGTTGACTTTGTGGGACCCCTTGCCTCAGGCAGTCAATGGGCGACGTTCTCGGGTGCGCACGTTCTCGATAACGACAACCTTAACAATTCGTTCCGGATCAACAACTCGATCAAGTACACCACCGCCAACTACAACGGCTTCAGTGCCAGTGCTTTGTACGGCTTCTCGAACCAGGCTAACACCGGTGGCGGTACCGGTTTTGCCAATAATCGCGCATGGTCGGTTGGTGCGGGCTACTCAAATGGTCCGTTGACCTTGGGTGCGGGGTATTTGTACTTGGGGGCGCCCAACGCACTGAATAATTCTGGTGGCAACGGCACGGTGCCGGGTATTGGCGGTGGGGCGGTGTCGGGCGATTTCAATAGTGTTGCCGGAGGAGTGAACATTGATCGGGTCCAAATTTACGCGTTGGGCGGATCGTACGCAATTGGTCCGGCAACGCTCGGAGCCGTATATTCCCACAGCAAGTACGATTACGACGGTGCGTCTGCAAAGTTTGACAATATCGAATTGAACGGTAAGTACATGCTGACGCCTGCCATGCAACTGGGTGCCGCGTACACATACACTCGCTTGAATGATGAGCAAGACGGTAAGGTCAGCTACCATCAGATCGCGCTTGGTGCCAACTATTGGCTTTCGAAACGCACGGACGCGTATCTGGTCGGACTTTGGCAGCATGTGAGTGGCGACACGTTCGCGGCGTCGTTGAACGGTCAAACTCCATCGCTCACTGGCAATCAATTGGCGGTTACCGCTGGGATCCGCCACAAATTCTAA
- a CDS encoding IS5 family transposase (programmed frameshift), with product MTRKKYASDISREKFSEIEPLLRSVRRRTKPTTVDLYEVFCAVLYLLRTGCQWRFLPSEFPKWQTVYAYFSKWSQPDQHGVSVLEQALKKSQVGAARTRQGRSASTTFLIVDAQSVKNTDTAAHKGYDAGKKVSGIKRHIAVDTQGLPHAVAVTTAEVTDRKGALLAFEHGKPRLGQVQSVLVDGGYVGEPFAQGVREILGERVTVQIAKRSELHTFKVLPQRWVVERSFAWLEKNRRLWKNCERLLNTSLQFVHLAFLALLLRRS from the exons ATGACGAGAAAGAAATACGCGAGTGACATAAGCCGAGAGAAGTTCTCGGAGATCGAGCCGCTGTTGCGCAGCGTGCGCCGGCGCACGAAGCCCACGACGGTGGACTTGTACGAGGTGTTTTGCGCGGTGCTGTATCTGTTGCGTACAGGTTGCCAATGGCGCTTCTTGCCCAGCGAGTTTCCCAAGTGGCAAACCGTCTACGCGTATTTCAGCAAATGGAGTCAGCCTGACCAGCACGGCGTGAGCGTGCTGGAGCAGGCACTCAAAAAATC TCAGGTTGGCGCGGCGCGCACAAGACAGGGACGCAGCGCCAGCACGACGTTCTTGATCGTGGACGCGCAGAGCGTGAAGAACACTGACACGGCAGCGCATAAGGGTTATGACGCGGGCAAGAAGGTGTCGGGCATCAAGCGTCATATTGCCGTAGACACGCAGGGCTTGCCGCACGCCGTGGCGGTAACCACTGCCGAGGTGACCGATCGCAAAGGAGCGTTGCTGGCGTTCGAGCACGGCAAGCCTCGCTTGGGACAGGTGCAAAGTGTGCTGGTCGATGGCGGTTACGTGGGCGAACCCTTCGCGCAGGGCGTGCGCGAGATCTTGGGCGAGCGGGTCACGGTGCAGATCGCCAAACGCAGCGAACTGCATACTTTCAAGGTCCTGCCGCAGCGTTGGGTCGTCGAGCGCAGTTTCGCCTGGCTGGAGAAGAACCGGCGCTTATGGAAGAACTGTGAGCGTTTGCTCAACACCAGCTTGCAGTTTGTCCATCTCGCCTTTTTGGCACTGCTGCTCAGGAGATCGTAA
- a CDS encoding EAL domain-containing protein: protein MNQQLSSIFSLDRTIGTWTQAIVLLTVGAIPVLAGIFVASEMNQARDERSLAEFAARAVRQADMVHGQVLNAMRDVEAIPGDPCSGTFLEAIRRIAMTYRYVSDVGALGNGRYLCTSRQGVTQADKVHFSHSKATSGPYTWIFWHQSKDIPNKAALFDHRGRFVAVDPAMYVDLVDLRGREIAVFDSDTQRLLAITPRADTRRMPSPFRSRSPSDGPPTPRAWRNLVTHSTAYPLSIVVRSQTPGLLIEGIDLLLLWGCAGASAGGTAAWVARRMFRRHQSLPFALRTAIRRNRLDVHYQPIVDMSTRKTVGIEALVRWYREHETVSPAVFVPIAEQHNLIQPLTELVMRTALDELAPLLRTSRSLYVSINVSVEELQTQRFLKMLNECCAKHAISRDQVKVEATERRLMSKARARSAIDALRDAGYAVLIDDFGTGYSNLSYLNHFKIDGLKVDKSFVGKANREAAADLLVTHIAAMAQTLDLLIVAEGVETEEQAHYLRSKGITYAQGWHYARAMSVGELITQLHRENR from the coding sequence ATGAATCAGCAACTATCAAGCATCTTCAGTTTGGACCGAACCATCGGCACTTGGACACAGGCGATCGTCCTCCTAACCGTTGGCGCGATCCCGGTACTCGCGGGCATTTTTGTGGCAAGTGAGATGAATCAGGCCAGAGACGAACGAAGTCTTGCCGAGTTCGCCGCACGGGCAGTACGACAAGCGGACATGGTGCATGGCCAGGTTCTGAACGCTATGCGAGACGTGGAAGCGATTCCTGGTGATCCGTGTTCAGGCACTTTCCTGGAAGCAATCCGTCGCATTGCCATGACTTATCGGTATGTGAGTGACGTTGGCGCCTTGGGCAATGGGAGGTACCTATGCACGTCGAGACAAGGCGTCACGCAGGCCGACAAAGTTCATTTCTCCCACAGCAAGGCGACCTCCGGTCCATACACCTGGATCTTTTGGCACCAGAGCAAGGACATCCCGAACAAGGCAGCGCTATTTGATCATCGCGGACGTTTCGTAGCGGTTGATCCAGCAATGTATGTGGACCTCGTCGACCTCCGAGGCCGTGAGATTGCCGTATTCGACTCAGACACTCAACGCCTGTTGGCTATAACACCTCGCGCGGACACCCGCCGAATGCCCTCCCCGTTTCGTTCGAGATCACCGAGTGATGGCCCGCCGACGCCACGGGCGTGGCGCAACCTGGTTACTCACTCGACGGCATACCCGCTCTCCATTGTTGTTCGATCCCAGACGCCGGGTCTCCTGATCGAGGGCATCGATCTGCTGTTGCTTTGGGGATGCGCCGGCGCTTCTGCGGGCGGCACCGCGGCGTGGGTTGCACGCCGAATGTTTCGACGACACCAATCCCTTCCCTTCGCGCTGCGCACCGCGATCCGACGCAATCGACTCGACGTTCACTACCAACCAATCGTCGACATGTCGACACGCAAGACCGTCGGCATCGAGGCGCTCGTTCGTTGGTATCGCGAACACGAAACCGTCTCACCCGCTGTGTTCGTTCCTATTGCAGAACAACACAACCTGATTCAACCACTGACAGAACTTGTCATGCGCACGGCGCTCGATGAGCTCGCGCCGCTATTAAGGACATCGCGCTCGTTGTACGTATCCATCAATGTGAGCGTGGAGGAATTGCAAACGCAGCGATTTTTGAAAATGCTAAATGAGTGCTGCGCGAAGCACGCCATTTCTCGAGACCAAGTCAAGGTCGAGGCCACGGAGCGGCGCCTTATGAGTAAAGCACGGGCAAGATCGGCAATAGATGCCCTCCGCGATGCCGGCTACGCCGTGCTAATCGATGACTTCGGCACTGGATATTCGAACCTGAGCTACCTGAATCACTTCAAGATCGATGGCCTGAAGGTCGACAAGTCGTTCGTTGGGAAAGCCAACCGAGAGGCGGCCGCCGATCTTCTTGTCACCCACATCGCCGCGATGGCGCAAACACTCGACTTGCTTATCGTCGCAGAAGGCGTTGAGACGGAGGAACAGGCTCACTATCTTCGCTCAAAGGGCATAACCTATGCTCAGGGCTGGCACTATGCCCGAGCAATGTCAGTTGGCGAATTAATTACCCAGCTGCATCGGGAGAATCGATAG